A region of Tissierellales bacterium DNA encodes the following proteins:
- a CDS encoding FGGY family carbohydrate kinase, protein MEKSKATALTIDCGTQSIRALLFDLKGNLIKKVKKPFKPYFSVEAGWAEQEADFYYEKMCEACKELLADYDDISNIVGVSITTFRDTFVVLDKNLKPLRPAIVWLDQREASEYEPLPLDKEFQIQLVGMKRAVDSFMKSYKVNWIKQYEPEIWEKTYKYVMISTYLNYKLTDVLKDGVASQVGQIPLDFKKVCWAKGRNLKKYIFPIEDEKLAEIVKPGAKLGNVTKQASSETGIPEGLPVIASGSDKGCETYGNGCMNQNTASISLG, encoded by the coding sequence GTGGAGAAATCAAAAGCTACTGCATTGACGATAGATTGTGGAACACAAAGTATTAGAGCTTTGCTATTTGATCTCAAGGGAAATTTGATTAAAAAAGTTAAAAAACCATTTAAGCCTTATTTTTCTGTTGAGGCTGGATGGGCAGAACAAGAAGCAGATTTTTATTATGAAAAAATGTGTGAGGCGTGTAAGGAATTGTTAGCTGATTACGATGATATATCAAATATTGTAGGTGTTAGTATAACTACATTTAGAGACACATTTGTAGTTCTTGATAAAAATTTAAAACCTCTTAGACCTGCTATAGTTTGGTTAGATCAAAGAGAGGCTAGTGAGTATGAACCGCTACCGTTAGATAAAGAATTTCAAATTCAATTAGTTGGTATGAAAAGAGCAGTAGATTCATTTATGAAAAGTTACAAGGTGAATTGGATAAAACAATATGAACCAGAAATTTGGGAAAAAACATATAAATATGTCATGATATCTACCTATCTCAATTACAAATTGACAGATGTATTAAAGGATGGAGTCGCATCTCAAGTTGGTCAAATTCCACTAGATTTTAAGAAGGTCTGCTGGGCAAAAGGAAGAAATTTGAAAAAATATATATTTCCAATCGAAGATGAAAAGTTAGCAGAGATAGTAAAGCCAGGAGCAAAGTTAGGAAATGTTACAAAGCAAGCTTCTTCAGAAACTGGAATTCCAGAAGGATTACCAGTTATTGCATCAGGTTCAGATAAAGGTTGTGAAACATACGGAAATGGTTGTATGAATCAAAATACGGCTAGTATATCGTTAGGAT
- a CDS encoding aminopeptidase, with translation MADKKSEAKKLQEKLTHKWKNVWEEVDEKGKKEIFEVSERYKTFLDVGKTERETAREIVKQAIADGYVSLDEVIKKGSVKTGDKIYATNKDKGVAMFIIGKEPITSGMKIVGSHIDVPRLDLKPSPLYEDTDLAFLKTHYYGGVKKYHWVAIPLALHGVVVTKDGERKDIVIGEDENDPVFMINDLLIHLSKDQLAKKMAEGITGEGLNMLVGSIPYADNEISEKVKLNVLSILNEKYGIVEEDFVTAEFEVVPAGKARDIGFDRSLVGAHGHDDRVCAYATLEAMLDMKGSEKTAVGLYVDKEEVGSQGNTGMQSRFFEYAVSEILALQEDYSELKLKRAMANSKVLSADVGAALNPNFPEVMEKRNAANLGKGVVLVKYTGARGKSGCNDANAEFISEVRHLFNDQGIVWQTGELGKIDQGGGGTIAYILANYGMEVVDCGVAVMGMHAPYEVVSKADVYMTKKAYKAFMETK, from the coding sequence ATGGCAGATAAAAAAAGTGAAGCAAAAAAATTACAAGAAAAACTTACACATAAGTGGAAAAATGTGTGGGAAGAAGTAGATGAAAAAGGGAAAAAAGAAATATTTGAAGTTAGCGAGAGATACAAAACATTTTTAGATGTTGGTAAGACTGAGAGAGAGACCGCTAGAGAAATTGTTAAGCAAGCAATTGCAGATGGATATGTTTCATTAGACGAAGTTATTAAAAAAGGCAGTGTGAAAACTGGTGATAAAATATACGCGACAAACAAGGACAAAGGTGTTGCGATGTTTATAATAGGTAAAGAGCCTATTACTAGTGGTATGAAAATTGTAGGATCTCATATTGATGTTCCTAGATTAGATTTAAAACCATCACCATTGTACGAGGATACTGATTTAGCTTTTTTGAAAACACATTATTATGGTGGAGTTAAAAAATACCATTGGGTAGCTATACCACTAGCACTTCACGGTGTTGTAGTTACTAAAGATGGAGAGCGTAAAGATATAGTTATTGGAGAGGATGAAAACGATCCAGTATTTATGATAAATGACTTGCTAATTCACTTGTCAAAGGATCAATTAGCGAAAAAAATGGCAGAGGGAATTACTGGAGAAGGTTTAAATATGTTAGTTGGAAGCATTCCTTATGCTGATAATGAGATTAGCGAAAAAGTAAAATTAAATGTATTGTCTATATTAAATGAGAAATACGGAATAGTCGAGGAAGATTTTGTAACTGCTGAATTTGAAGTAGTACCAGCTGGTAAAGCGAGAGATATTGGATTTGATAGAAGTCTTGTGGGAGCTCATGGTCATGACGATAGAGTGTGTGCTTATGCAACACTTGAAGCTATGCTTGATATGAAGGGATCGGAAAAGACAGCGGTTGGTCTTTATGTTGACAAAGAAGAGGTAGGAAGTCAAGGAAATACTGGAATGCAGTCTAGATTTTTTGAATATGCAGTTTCAGAGATATTAGCTCTTCAAGAAGATTATTCAGAGCTTAAGTTAAAAAGAGCAATGGCAAATTCTAAAGTCTTGTCTGCTGATGTTGGTGCAGCTCTTAATCCAAATTTCCCAGAAGTTATGGAAAAGAGAAATGCAGCTAATTTAGGCAAAGGCGTGGTTTTAGTAAAATATACTGGAGCTAGAGGAAAGTCAGGCTGTAATGATGCCAATGCGGAATTTATTTCTGAAGTAAGACATTTGTTCAATGACCAAGGAATAGTTTGGCAAACAGGCGAACTTGGGAAAATAGACCAAGGCGGCGGCGGAACAATTGCCTATATTCTTGCAAATTACGGTATGGAAGTTGTAGACTGTGGAGTTGCAGTTATGGGAATGCACGCACCATATGAAGTTGTAAGTAAAGCAGATGTTTATATGACGAAAAAAGCATACAAAGCATTTATGGAAACAAAATAG
- a CDS encoding chemotaxis protein CheW, whose translation MSERQFVVFRLESEEYAIDIMNVKEIGPYELTTKVPNSPDFITGVVNYRGEVIPIIDLKKKFMLEESHQEDEKRVIVIGLDGKQIGFVVDEASETIIFEESEVDPPPEIIIDKTRKYITGVGKKENRLIIIIDLSKVLSKEEQNKVKNLKVD comes from the coding sequence ATGAGCGAAAGGCAATTTGTTGTATTTAGATTAGAGTCAGAAGAATATGCTATTGATATCATGAATGTTAAGGAGATAGGTCCATATGAATTAACAACTAAGGTTCCTAATTCACCAGATTTCATAACTGGAGTGGTTAATTATCGTGGAGAGGTAATTCCTATCATAGATTTGAAAAAGAAATTTATGCTTGAGGAATCTCATCAAGAAGATGAAAAAAGAGTTATAGTAATTGGTCTTGATGGAAAACAGATAGGATTTGTGGTAGATGAAGCTTCGGAGACTATTATATTTGAAGAGTCAGAAGTAGATCCACCACCAGAAATTATAATTGACAAGACAAGAAAATACATCACTGGTGTTGGAAAGAAGGAAAATCGTTTAATTATAATAATTGATTTATCTAAAGTACTCAGTAAAGAAGAACAAAATAAAGTTAAAAACTTGAAAGTAGATTAG
- the hutH gene encoding histidine ammonia-lyase, whose translation MTKVIINGKDLKIESFISVTKKESKVVVDPAVLDKINESRRLVDRYVDESKVVYGITTGFGKFSDVFISKEESKQLQENLIKSHACGVGNPLPEEIVRGIMLLRANALVKGCSGIRLSTIEFLVELINRRVHPVIPEKGSLGASGDLAPLAHMVLVMLGFGEAYYNGERMEGKKALSLAGLEPIHLTSKEGLALINGTQVMTSIGAMAVYEAMKISKLADLIGAMTVESLNGITDAYDERIHLARGQKGQIEVAKNLREYLKNSEYTTHQGELRVQDAYTLRCIPQIHGASLEAINYVKEKVEIEMNAATDNPLIFTETEDVISGGNFHGQPMALAFDFLSIALSEYANVSERRLERLVNPALNNGLPAFLVKNGGLNSGFMIVQYSAASLVSENKILAHPASVDSIPSSANQEDHVSMGTIGARKALEIMKNTKYVLSMEAMAAAQAIDLRERKKMGNYTEMLYNEIRDRSCMIEDDLVMNIEIEKVSDIFESKILEKL comes from the coding sequence AGTAACGAAAAAAGAAAGTAAAGTTGTAGTAGACCCAGCTGTTTTAGATAAAATCAATGAATCTAGACGATTGGTTGACAGATATGTAGATGAAAGCAAAGTGGTTTATGGTATAACTACAGGATTTGGTAAATTTAGTGATGTATTTATAAGCAAGGAAGAATCAAAACAATTACAAGAAAATCTCATAAAGAGTCATGCATGTGGAGTTGGGAATCCATTGCCAGAGGAGATTGTTAGAGGAATAATGTTATTGAGAGCAAATGCACTTGTTAAGGGATGCTCGGGAATAAGGTTGAGTACAATAGAGTTTTTAGTAGAATTGATTAATAGAAGGGTACATCCAGTTATTCCAGAAAAAGGATCTCTTGGTGCGAGTGGAGATTTGGCACCTTTAGCACATATGGTTCTTGTAATGCTTGGATTTGGAGAAGCATACTACAATGGAGAGAGAATGGAAGGCAAGAAGGCGCTTTCACTAGCAGGTCTTGAGCCTATACATTTGACATCAAAAGAAGGTTTGGCATTGATAAATGGAACACAAGTAATGACATCTATAGGAGCGATGGCTGTCTATGAGGCTATGAAAATTTCTAAATTAGCAGATTTAATAGGAGCTATGACAGTTGAGAGTTTGAATGGCATAACTGATGCGTATGATGAAAGAATTCATCTTGCTAGGGGTCAAAAGGGACAAATAGAAGTGGCTAAAAACTTAAGAGAGTATTTGAAAAACAGCGAGTATACTACACATCAAGGTGAATTGAGGGTACAGGATGCATATACACTTAGGTGCATTCCGCAAATACATGGTGCTAGCTTAGAAGCAATAAATTATGTTAAAGAAAAAGTGGAGATAGAAATGAATGCGGCGACTGACAATCCACTTATTTTTACTGAAACAGAAGATGTTATTTCAGGAGGAAATTTTCATGGACAGCCAATGGCGCTAGCTTTTGACTTCTTGTCTATAGCATTATCAGAATATGCCAATGTTTCAGAACGTCGTTTGGAAAGATTGGTAAATCCAGCTCTTAATAATGGTCTTCCTGCATTCTTGGTAAAAAATGGAGGATTGAATTCAGGATTTATGATAGTGCAGTATTCAGCGGCTTCTTTAGTCTCAGAAAACAAAATATTAGCACATCCTGCTAGTGTTGATTCTATACCATCATCGGCAAATCAAGAAGATCATGTTTCGATGGGAACTATAGGAGCAAGAAAGGCCTTAGAAATAATGAAGAATACTAAATATGTTTTGTCTATGGAAGCAATGGCAGCGGCACAAGCGATAGATTTGAGAGAAAGGAAAAAGATGGGAAATTATACAGAAATGTTGTATAATGAAATTAGAGATAGAAGTTGTATGATTGAGGACGATTTGGTCATGAATATCGAGATTGAAAAGGTATCCGATATATTTGAAAGTAAAATATTAGAGAAATTATAA